A region of the Haematobia irritans isolate KBUSLIRL chromosome 5, ASM5000362v1, whole genome shotgun sequence genome:
tataccctccaccataggatgggggtatattaactttgtcattccgtttgtaacacatcgaaatattgctctaagaccccataaagtatatatattctgggtcgtggtgaaattctgagtcgatctgagcatgtccgtccgttcgttcgtccgtctgttgaaatcacgctaacttccgaacgaaacaagctatcgacttgaaacttggtacaagtagttgttattgatgtaggtcggatggtattgcaaatgggccatatcggtccactttaacgtatagcccctatataaacggacccccaaatttggcttgcgattgctctaagagaagcaaatttcatccgatccggctgaaatttggtacatggtgttagtatatggtctctaataaccatgcaaaattgatccacatcggtgcataattatatagccgcccatataaaccgatccccagatttggcttgcggagcctcaaagagaagcaaatttcatacgatccggctgaaatttggtacatggtgttggtatatggtttctaacaattatgcaaaaattggtccacatcggtccataattatatatagccccccatataaaccgatccccagatttggcttgcggagcctctaagagccaaaaataatctaccaacattttattgccatagacaattttgtcaaaaagttatacttctatagaaaagtttgtcaaaattttatttcaacataccgaaattttattttcggtatcaggctaacatgaaatataataagcaacgatgagcccgtcgtaaaactaggaaaaacacgactaatgtacgcgttagaattgttgttgtatcctggaaaccagtttctgtaagttgtcacatgttgttgtaattgactgtagaaacaataagcattgttcgactgttcaccacttaggtgaattctaacaaattagctttctaaaaataaaatttcgtgttgttgcattactatgccaaaacgaaataaaaataagattaaggacttgtaagttatatgaaaagatgatgtacagtgggagaaaagatgattcaatttgtaagaggtaaattcccaaatgttttctccataaggagttagcataaagggcccaaaattgagttatctctcccagccagatctatactaaaggctgtggaaaggttcattcgcccgtgtATAGatgtgtatctggcgttttcttttcaatggctctattaaccatgttccttaatctatatctgtccataaagctcgaaaaagaattgtataattaaattttatttctatagaaaattttgtcaaaattttatttctatagaaaattttgttaaaatttctatagaaaaatgtttctttagaaaattttgtcaataatttatttctatagaaaattttgtcaaaattttatttctatggaaaatttgtgttaatgcaatatataccacgtatgaacttacttacaatttagaagacgctgttaggaggttttaagataccttgccatcggcaagtgttaccgcaacccaagtaattcgattgtgtatggcagtgtttagaagaagtttctacgcaatccatggtggagggtacataagcttcgacctggctgaacttacggccgtatacacttgtttgaaataaaatactggtggttatggaaaattgacttgttttgtgcgaaaaatttcttagttatgTACAGGATTGTTGTacttttgattcctcaatttctcttcttttttgaaaattatactgactaACAGTTTATTTCCaacaaatttcttaatacaggtttcccaaaaaaattttaatttttccggatagcaggaatatttggaatgagtttaagtatagtcttcccacagcgtagtaattatgaagtaaaatgcgatgcaatacatgaactaatttataagaaaatcatgaacttatctagaggaaaaaattttttggggcaaaatcttggtcattcttactatgggttagttcatttttcataaaaaatataaaaacgtttttttcggtgcacatgtccacacataaaatgctgctctcaaagcgaaaacacatgctgtttttttttccaaatgtctattctctttactccgaatactcattctaatattcaaattaactaatatttagacttgtgcatatcaaattgttggccttatcataaaacggttttccgaaacaacatacaagcggtttcacagaaactgATCTCTTTTAATTCtcacgctgtgttatgttgatatctcaaccctcccggtttctatctctatttctttctctatactctctgtcgctctctgaataaaataccacaacatatatatgtttactcgaaatttgtaaatttatatatgtttacatccacacatattatttttatgaaacaattattcccccaaacataatatattctaacatattaacatatgtgtcccaaacatttagtgatagtttaggaacattacatgtttgcacttaactatattgtgtttaaaaattgtgcccgaaacacgttttgtttatatcggaacatatgaaaaacctatttttctaacagtgcatgaaattggtccgatatggaccaatttttgtgcgattgcggatcggctatatataattatagcccgatatggaccacttttggcatcgttgttagcgaccatatactagcgaaatgtatcaaatttcaaccgaatcggatgaattttgctcctccaagaggagatCGGTttgtataggggctatatatatttatggaccgatatggaccaattttcgcattgttgttagagacattattctaacaccacgtaccaaatttcaaccggatcggataaattttgctcctccaaggggctccaaaggtcaaatctggggatcggtttatatgggaccgatatagaccaaagttttgcatggttattagagaccatataacaggttgCCTGATAGGTCCCCGGTctgcatcgctagtattaaatgcatattatttttatatagtaccaaccttcaaatgattcgtgtcaaaatttgacgtctgtaagtcaattagtttgtgagatagagcgtcttttgtgaagcaacttttgttattgtgaaaaaaattgaaaaaaggaatttcgtggtttgataaaatactgttttccgatgggaaaaaatacggtggaagcaaaaacttggcttgataatgagtttccggactctgtcccagggaaatcaacaataattaattgttatgcaaaattcaagcgtggtgaaatgagcacggaggacggtgaacgcagtggacgcccgaaagaggtggttaccgacgaaaacatcaaaaaaaatccacaaaatgattttgaatgaccgtaaaatgaagttgatcgagatagcagaggccttaaagatatcaaaggaacgtgttggtcatatcattcatcaatatttggatatgcggaagctctgtgcaaaatgggtgccgcgcgagctcacatttgaccaaaaacaacaacgtgttgatgattctgagcggtgtttgcagctgttaactcgtaatacacccgagtttttctgtcggtatgtgacaatggatgaaacatggctccatcactacactcctgagtccaatcgacagtcggctgagtggacagcgaccggtgaaccatctccgaatcgtggaaagactcaaaagtccgctggcaaagtaatggcctctgttttttgggatgcgcatggaataatttttatcgattatcttgagaagggaaaaatcattaactgtgactattatatggcgttataggagcgtttgaaggtcgaaatcgtggcaaaacgggCCCATATGAagtagaaaaaagtgttgttccaccaagacaacgcaccgtgccacaaatcattgagaacgatggcaaaaattcatgaattgggcttcgaattgcttccccacccaccgtattctccagatctggctcccaccgactttttcttattctcagacctcaaaaggatgctcgcagtgaaaaaatttggatgcaatgaagaggtgatcgccgaaactgaggcctattttgacgcaaaaccgaaggagtactaccaaaatggtatcaaaaaattgtaaggtcgttataatcgttgtatcactcttgaagggaactacgttgaataataaaaacgaattttgacaaaaaaaaaatgtgtttctctttgttagaccgggaacttatcagccaacctgttacttacaccacttaccaaatttcaaccggatcggatgaattttgctccactaagagcctgcggagttcaaatcttgggggctatatataattatggtcataaagaccatgtaatggttcgtgataatttaattttttaacttttgtgcagtgacaaaaaaatatataaaactttgagcacgattttcattttgcgcgtcagtcgagtGTTTTTTGACACGGACGGACATCATTATATCAACCAAGATTTTCAACATGACCAAGAGTATGTACGGGGCCTAAGACCAATACTGCATTACAAGGGAAATCATAAAAATTGAGGGAAATCCTATGCTGGATGGTATAAACAGGAGTATATTTTATATCttaaattagtaaaaaaataaaacagctttatatattttttttctatcgacctCATATAGCCTTAGTTTGCTAACGATTTATTTTTGCATTTATTCAACAATAGATTAGCCATGGAAATGTTTCATAACCATAACCATATTCATTCATTCTTTAATTACatatcactcaaaaaaaaatatttgtatcaaTAACAGTTAATAATGAATACtaaataatcatatatatacaaaaagacATAAAACagtaaattgttgtttttttttttggttttttcttgCAGTGTGTTTTGTGCTACATATAAAACTGGATACGAGCAAACCGAAAAAAAGATATTAATAAatctttttgtatttatttttgtttgaaaaactaTACCATTATTTATATATGCAATTCATTTTCAATTAGAACAACAACAaacgaaacacaaaaaaaaactataacaaaagaaTACGGACATTTatgaattaatttgaaaaaaaaactttatatggaGATGGAAGAGAATAACagaaaatctattaaaaggTGGCACACAATCCTAATGCCAATCAATCATTTTGTAAATAAGACAAAAAGAGCCGATTAAGAATGCATTTTGACACTTAACATGTGTTCTCCCACAATGTGACAAAAGATTCATAAACGAATTGTGACAATTACTTGTCATTCTCTGCTAAACTTGTCATTGATCGATGGTGAGAGAAGGTTGCCGAACATATGAATACCATGGATATTAACTTTGTGAATTGTTTGGCTTTAAATGTCAATCATTTGAATATGGGGAAGGAGTATTTACATTGGCATTCAGGTGtaggagaaaaaaaaagaacaaataaaatgtcatcGGAAGAAAAATATCCCAAAGGGGAAGTGAAGGGTTGAGATTTTCGTATAACATAATGatctcgaaagccaaattgtgTAGCCTAAACCTCTAATCTCCTACCCCTTCATTTGGTTAATCAGTTAGTCTGTGGTGTTTTTTGGTTTAGTTTGAAGGgctttttggttttttatgtattttttgttttatttaaattattaataatttttctaataaTAAAAGTAAATGTTGAGTGTGTTGAGTagtgttttataaaatatatattttcttgcatttttttatgtatttaaataataactatataattttgataaatcgtatacatattttggtatattattataCATTTGGGATATTGATTGGCTGatcagtgtgtgtgtgtgtatgtaagaGTAATGCTGCTTAGGGTTTAAGAGTTGCTCTGGGTCTTTTCGCCGAACCATATAGAAACACAGGATTTAATCATCACCACCAGTCATAACCTCCATGAATTCTAGAAgagagaaaaaaacaacataaaatcCCATTACCTTTCtccttttgtttcaaatttttctttattcacacTTACCATCAAAATCTACGGTACCCGAACCATCAGAATCGATTTCCTCAATCATCATGTCCAAATCTTCATTGGTCAGTTTGTCATCCAATTCACGTAAGATTTCACGCAATACACCGGTGGTAATATAACCATTGCCTTCTTTGTCATACAAACGGAAAGCTTCCTTGAGTTCTTGCATCATTGCCTCGGCATCTTCTTCAACCAGGAAACGGGCAGCCAATGTTGTGAATTCTTCAAATTCAATTTGTCCCGAACCATCCTCATCGACTTCAGCGATAATTTCAGCTAATGTGGCATCGTCCAATTGATGACCCAACATACTGAGAATGGTACCCACCATCTGGGTATTGATATAGCCATTCTTTTCGGGATCGAAGGCGTTGAAGGCATTGCGAAGAACTATAGAAAAAGTGGAGAGAAATGTCCTATTAATAAtgttcaatattaaaaaaaatgttattatgttaggatgaatacacacaaaaaaggaatatgatcacctcaaacatgtttcaagagccaaATAGTATTTTTGGACTGGGAACATGTTTCCGGCAAAAAATAGTTTTCTGTCCAAACATATACATGACTGTCGAAATCaattacataatttccgaggatCTTCCCCTccaacaataacattttgcttttgacacatgtttgaagtgatcatattacttTACTGGGCATGgagaaatagttttaatatgtaAATATGTAAAAGGCCTGCGGTAAATGCAGCAATCATAGGACCGGTACAGAGCTACCCTTGGTGTCATTCCGTACCCTTGGTACCCTTGGTGTCATATCGAAATAtttccccataaagtatatatattctgggtcgtggtgaaattctgagtcgatctaagcacgtccgtccgtccgtctgttgaaatcacgctaacatccgaaggaaacaagctatcgacttgaaacttgccataagtaggtcggatggtattgcaaatggaccacttttacgtatagcccccatataaaccgaccaccataTTTGGCTCgcggtatatatagcccccatataaatcgatcctcagattggacctccggaacctcttcgaggagcaaaattcatccgatctggttgaaatttggtaaggggTGTtattatgtggtctctaacaacaatgcaaaacatgatccatatcggtccataattataaataacctccatataaaccgatccccagatttgacctccggagccttttggcggAGTATAATTCATccattccggttgaaatttgggacgaggtgtaagtatatgctatctaataaccacgcaaaaattggtccctacaccctcaaaaaaaatcgcttctttaacatatgttccaaacatattttgcaggaagcacatatattattggatactgccgaaacattaatatgtttgttttatgtgaacatattatatgtttggaagcattttgagcccaaaaatatcatatgcttggaagaatttttcccaaagacgattgtgctcattgcctaacatactcgtaattttcacttccacgaaatattatagttcttggcacctttttctgtaatacaaataatgtttttttttctgtaatacaaataataaaatttaaaaaattataaaagtgaataattcacttttataatttttttaaattttacctttcgcctgcacggagaatcgaaccgaggaccattttttatatttgaaggtgtccgtcaactcctcgtggactacttattaataaagaggatttaaactttgtttttatacattttactgtgtaatttttcactatttcctccttatttcattttactgtcccaactctaaaaagagtatagtgccctttcgttatttttatgaagacccctgatttcttttaacgaaccaagaaaaaaattgtgcccataatgccaaaatgataaacaaaacacatgtccacacatacataaaatgctgctctcaaggcgaaaacatatgctgtttgtttttcaaatatctattctcttggttccgactgtctattctctttattcaaattaaataatatttagacttaagcatatgaaatttttggccttatcataaaacagttttccgaaacaacatacaagcggtttcacagaaattgttctcttttgattctttcgctgtgttatgttgatatctttcgtcaactctcccggtttccatctctatttctttctctatactctctctgtcgctttgaataaaatatcacaacatatgtatgtttagttgaaatttgtaaatttatatatgtttgcattcacacatatgatttttatgaaacattcatgccccaaacataatatattctaacatattaatatagatgtcccaaacatttagtgttagtgtaggaacattacatgtttgcacttaaatatattgtgtttaaaaattgtgcccgaaacacattttgtttatatgggaacatatgaaaaacatatttttctaacagtgtataggtccataattatataaagccccaatataaaccgatcctcagatttgctcctcggaacctcttggaggagaaaaattcatccgatccggttgaaatttgatacgtggtgttagtatacggtatctacaaaccatgcaaaaatttgtccatatcggtccatttgacctccggagcatcttggagaagcaaaatgcacacgatccggttgaaatttggttcgtggtgttaatatatggtctctaaaaatccggaaaactcttggaggagcaacattcatccgattcggttgaaatttggtacattacgctagtatatggccaaaataggtccatatcggtctatagttatatatagccgattcccaatcacacaaaaattgatccatatcgcgaaaaataatctaccaatattttatttctatagaaaattttgtcaaaatttgattactcattcgttttgtttgttattgttggtttctcttcaatcattatttttttgtttttgatctcagcttaaaaccatgcattgactaaattacaagtgtagcttaaccaacagaggaaaagtatgcttgtcaaatttatttgggcaaagtcctatagactgcaagatggttggatgtacagttgtttcggaattaccacattcctcatcagcatcctctacttgcagcaaaactatcaaccaattatcagaataaattcgggtaattcactcaacccaaagtgaactacacttgaaccttccgaaatatttttcctctgttggttaagctacacttgtagtttagtcaatgcatggttttaagctgtgatcaaaaaaaaaaaaacaataaaattttattactataaaaaattttgtcacaattttatttctatacaaaattttgtcaaaattttatttctatagacaattttgtcaaaatattatttctatagaaaattttgtcaaaattttatttccatagaatattttgtcgaaattttatttctataggaaattttgtcaaaattttatttttatagaaggcttttaaaagttttatttctatagaaaattttataaaattttatttctatagaaatttttgtcaaaattttatttctatagaaaattttgtaaaaattttatttctatagaaaattttgtcaaaattttatttctatcgaaaatgttgtcaaaatttcatttctgtagaaaattttgtcaaaattttatttctatagaaaattttgtcaaaatattatttctatagaaaatttctatagaaaattttgtcaaaattttatttccatagaatattttgtcgaaattttatttctataggaaattttgtcaaaattttatttttatagaaagttttttatacccttcaccaccactgtggtacagggtataataagtttgtgcatttgtatgtaacgccaagaaggaaaagtctgagacccatcgtttagtataccgatcgtcttagaattgaattctgagtcgatttagcgatgtccgtctgtctgtctgtccgtctgtctgtctgttggtgt
Encoded here:
- the TpnC41C gene encoding troponin C at 41C isoform X1, whose protein sequence is MASSSIMDDLNKEQIVLLRNAFNAFDPEKNGYINTQMVGTILSMLGHQLDDATLAEIIAEVDEDGSGQIEFEEFTTLAARFLVEEDAEAMMQELKEAFRLYDKEGNGYITTGVLREILRELDDKLTNEDLDMMIEEIDSDGSGTVDFDEFMEVMTGGDD
- the TpnC41C gene encoding troponin C at 41C isoform X2, producing the protein MDDLNKEQIVLLRNAFNAFDPEKNGYINTQMVGTILSMLGHQLDDATLAEIIAEVDEDGSGQIEFEEFTTLAARFLVEEDAEAMMQELKEAFRLYDKEGNGYITTGVLREILRELDDKLTNEDLDMMIEEIDSDGSGTVDFDEFMEVMTGGDD